CAATTATTCCAAATATCTGCTTCATTTTTTCTCTTTCATCTTTATCTGGCATTTCAATTTTTTTATTTATTTTAACTTTGATGATGTCCTGATCAAATCTAAGTCCAATGTTTCTATCATACTTGAATTTATGGATTTCATTGCAATACGGACAATACCAATAATCTGTTTTAGGATTAATAGGTACAGGAAACATTCTAATGAACCAATCACTATTTAGCGGTACCTTTAATGTGAAATAACTTTCCAAACAAGGAGTAAATACCTTGTTATCTAAGTTACACTTATAGTTATCATCTAAAATTAGCAGTACATATCCACTGGTCCCGCACTTATGACAAACCTGTCCATATCCGACATCATTAATGATGAAGTAGTTTGTTATTCCGGGACTAAAGATACTAGCAACTGTGGCAGAAGATAATCTGCCACTATTAAGAATATCAATTACCCTTTGCCTCTCCCCTTTATTCTGCATTTCTTTATAAAACTGCTCTAAAGAATACTTCATTGTAATTCCATCTAAATCATTAATCTTTTCCCAAATTTCCTCTGCTCTTTGTTGATACAAATCTATACTAAACATATTAATCATCCTTTCTTATGTTTTTATAGTTTAATCACTCTTTTCATAGATGGATATATCCTTGTATTACTCTCCACCTTTTCCTTCATATGCAGCCATATCCATCACACTCTCTTTCTTTTATTTTATATAAGAATCACTTCTGATCTTGGTCTTTTTTAACATAACACATGTTTTAAGGTCATCTTCCTCAAGTCAGATTTTTTGTTAATTCTTAATTAAAGATGGTTTGAGAAGCCTTTTAAAACTAATCTAATCAATATTCAACACTATATATTCCATATTTTTGTAATTTAGAAACCACTTATTGTACATCTCTATATAAGGAAAACAAAACTAAACTAAGACTTTTTTTAAGTCGTTTCTAAAATCCATTCTTGCTGAATATCTGTAATTCTTTTTTCATTAAAAGATATTTTTTACTTGACTTCTTCTTTAATCATTCATTAAAATCCATTCAACTTACACGAAAGGAGGGATCTTTATGATCCTAATAAATATCAAAAAATTTAAAGAAATTTCAATTGTAGAGTGTATTAACCACTCTATAGAACATGAGATAGATTCTTATATTAAAAGAGTGGTTGGGGACACAATCGCCACTGGTAAAAAGAGTCACGGTTTTAACAAAATGGAACAGGATGCCCAAATTGAATACTTCTTAAAGTATTCGCTATTGAGAATAGTCCCTTCAAGTCAATGGACTGAATACTCTGACGAACAGGACAATGCTGCTGATAGCCTATATATCGCACTAAAGCGTCACTATTTCCTTACAACAGGAAATTTCCCAGAGTAATTCCCCCATATTTTATAGAGCCTTAATGGCTCTATTTTTTTATGCTATTATAGTTCTAAATAGTTCCACTACCCTTTTCTTAGGTTCTATATAGAACTCAACATATAACTGACTAAAATAAAATAAGGACAGTGATTATTGCCACTATCCTTATAAACGACTACTACATATTTGAAATGATGTCAAAAACATCTTCTGGTATATCTTCATTATCATTTTGGTATTGTCCAGTATTCATGTCAGTTGTAATATTTAAATTAAAGACTGCCTCTTTAATAACCTGCTTTAAGATCTCTATATCTATATCAACTTTGTTCTTTTCCAAGTTTCCTATGATAATATCTGTTACATAGGCCGTCTTATTTCTCTTGCCTTGCAATATATCATATGCCTTCTTATCATCTGAACGATCAATATCAAAACAAAGGTTGACTCTCTTTATATTAGCCATACTACTCACCTTTCTTTTGTATTGCTTTCTTTGCCAAGATTTCATATCCTCTACAATTGGAATACTCATCTAAAAACTCACAATACCTTACCTTGTTGCTGCTTTCTATAAAGTTCTTTAGCAGTAGTGACCCTCCACCCGCAAATAAAACAGCATTTGCCTTTAATTCATAACTTTCTTTAAACTCATCTAGTAGTTTATTTGTATATTCTTCTGCCATCTTATTAATGATTGTTATTATATCCTCATCAAAGAATATAGGTGAATTATTTCTTAATACATCTTCAATCTGGCCTTCAGAGATCTGAATATCTCTCTTTATTAATTCTTGTTGTATATCTTTAAACAATTTTATTATTCCATTGTTGTAGGATTTGGCAGAGCCAACATCTAGTTTAAGTCCTTTGTTTATTATAAATGTATCACTGGTATAACCCCCTATATCTACGCACACGGCATCAATTTCTTTATATGCTCCTGCCTTAGAAAGTACAGCCGAATATCCTTGAGGGAACACTCTACAGTCCAAAATATTGATTGTAAATGATTTACCATTGTAGTCATAAGAAATCAGATTATTTCTAATAAAATAGTCCCTAAATTTATCCTTCAATACGCCATATGATGAAATTGGCGAGAGTGTAAATAATTTTCTGTTTTTAAGACTCATCAACTCAAACTCAAGCAAGAATTAAATTTAAATTTATATGCTTTATGCTCTTAATATTGCCAAAATCATCTTATCATATGCATGAATAGGATTAATTTTGGAAATAATTATTTATAAGGGAAATTGTATTCTTTAGCATGTTCCATGAATTATGACTTTTGGCAAAAGAGAATTGTTTAATAATTAAACTTTTATATCTATAGAAGGTATTTATCTATTCGGCCTTCATACATGATGGCTAATTGACTCAGTACCTGATCCCAGTTTCTATACCTCATTGTCCATTTTTTCATTACATTCATAGCCGCTAAATAAAGCATCTTTTCCAGAGACGAGTCAGAAGGAAATACTGATTTTGCTTTTGTTACTTTTCTAAACTGGCGGTGTACCCCTTCTATAATATTTGTAGTATAGATTATTTTTCGTACTTCCGCAGGATATTTAAAGAATGGACTTAGTACATCCCAGTTGTTTTCCCAGCTACGAATAGCATAGGGATACTGTTCTCCCCATTTGTCTTTTAATTTGTACAATTCTTCCAGAGCAACTTCTTCATTAACAGCTCTATATACTTCTTTAAAATCTTTTGAGAAAGCTTTTAAGTCCTTATACGAAACATATTTAAATGAATTCCTTAACTGATGGATAATACATCTTTGAATTTCTGACTTTGGATAGGCAGCTTGAATAGCTTCCTTTAGACCGGTTAGTCCGTCTACGCAAAACATAAGAATATCTTCTACGCCTCTATTTTTTAATTCATTTAATACTCCAAGCCAGAATTTTGAAGATTCATTTTCTCCAATCCATATGCCCAGGATATCTTTATTTCCTTCTATATTTACTCCCAGTACGACATAAGCTGCTCGATTAAGGATATGTCCATCTTCTCTTATTTTATAATGTATGGCATCCATAAATACAAAGGGGTAAATTGATTCTAAAGGTCTGTTCTGCCATTCTTTAATTTCAGGAACTATTCGTTCTGTTATTTTGCTCACCATATCAGCAGATACTTCAATACCGTATAAATCCTTTATTTGATCATGAATATCTCTTGTTGTCATACCTCTGGCATAGAGGGATATAACCTTTTCCTCAATGCCTGAAATGTCTCTTTTGTACTTAGGGACGATTTGAGGTACATGTTCTCCTTTACGATCTTTTGGAATATCTAATTCAAAAGTACCAAACTGACTTTTTACAGTTTTTTTGGTATGTCCATTGCGAACATTGTCCGTATTTTTATTGGCAGAATCATTTTTAGAATAACCAAGAGACACATCCAGCTCAGCCTCCAACATTTCTTGAATTAAATCCTTAAATGCATCCTTAAGATAAGAATAAATTTCACCGACATTTTCAAAATGATTCTCTTTAATAATTTCCTTCAAAACTTCTTTAGGAATAGCACTCATAAAAAATCTCCTCCTTGGCTTTTATTTTAATTCTTGCCAAGAAAGAGATTGTTTGTTCAAAAAACATAAAATTTATTACAGACTCAAATTGGCAATCCTACTGCTAAAATTACAGTTCCACACTGTAGAGAGTAGGTCTCTAGGTTATGGGCAATTGCAGCAAGTGATAGTTTAAAGAATCTTTCGTCAGCACTCTTGTCAAAGGTAGCAGCAAATCTATTTGCTCCAATTGAGTAATACTTATTGTTATAAACTAACAGATTCTCTTTTACAATTGGCTCACTACTTGATTCTACATATCCAGAAGAAAAACAAAGGTTGTTCTCATCCTTCCCTAAGACTTTCATATTCTTGTTACCATGGTCTATTGCTATTATTCTTAAATTATCCATATTGACTCCTCCTTTTATTCATATGTTTTCATTAGTACCTTTTTCAAATTAATAAAAGGCCTTCCTCATTACTGGAGCATTCTACGGAAACTTCCATTTCTATTTCAAGTGTTTTTTAATTATCCATGAGGACTTTTTTCTTCTCGTATCCCTTCTTCTGTGATTTATGCGTATAATATATAATATAATTTATCTCATGAACCCTTTGAATTTACATTTGTAGGTCTACTTTTTAGGTGACATAAATTAGTATTGTGAAAATCCACTAAGTCGTTCACAATTAAGCAAAGAATGTTCTCCAAAATTAATCAGAAAACATTCTTTTCAAATATCTCTTAATAACAATTGTATTTTAAGAGATTCTCTTTATAATTAACCCTTCATAGGTAAAAGTTCCTTCATTATATCTATATATTTTATCTGACATTAGTTCTTCTTTAGGATACTTCTTTGCTGCTAGTTCAATTATCAACCTTAATACCTCAATATTTATTGGTGTATCTTTCGCAATTAATATTTCTGACATGTTTACTATAACAATCAAAAGCCTTTTACCTAATTTATTAATAATATGTCTCTGTTTATTGATGTTTAACAATACTGCTGTTATATCATCTTTGCTTTTAATCTGATATATTTCGTAATCATTGTCTAACCTTTCAATCATATAATGTATATTTTTTATATTTTCAAATGCATTTCTCACTATTTCATCTTTATTAAAACTTTCTTCATCACCAATAAAACAATATCCTTCCCCATTATCATAAGCATAAATTATATCAAGATCTAGTACAAAGTTATCTTTAATTACATCTAGTTCTTTTGTAATTTCTCTAGTTTTTATAACTGGAATTACGCTACTTATGATGGTTTTTTTGTATTCTTCAATCTTATCTTCTATTGCAATAAAAAATCTGTCCTTGATGATTCTATAACTTGGTTCTAATCTTCTATTGTATTGCCCATATACCTCGTCTAAATTAATGCTTAATGTTATAACTGATAAAACTTCTACCTCTATGATGTTTTCAACTAATTTACAATTAATATATTTCTTTTTTAAATCTCTAAAGAATCTTTTGGTAAATTCCTCTTTTGTTATCCAGTTTTTATCGCATCTTGCCATATTTAATCCTCCTCAAAATTTCTATTTATATATAATTACCTTTATTTTTACAAATTCAGATTACAAAAACATCTTCAAAATCTGCACAAATGCCACATCTCTTTACACCTGCTGTCGCTGCAAATCTTCTTTATCCAGTTGCCAAAGAACATACATATCTAGGCAACAAAAAAACTGATGCACTAGAAATAATTAGAGTCTGTATATAGACGCACCTATAGCGGGGTCTATTTTTCTAATCATTTCTAAAACATCAGTTTCAGAGAACGCAAATATTAAATTTGTAATTGTATTATATAGCATGGTTCTATTTCGTGCAATACCCTTTTTGAAAAAAATAAAATTATTACTTGAAATGTAACCTATATATTCCGTATCATTCATTCAATCAACTGATAAGGAGGATATTTAATTATATGAATAACTTTCAGGTTATTATCGATTACAACACAGTGTTTTTTATTGAGACAAATGCAAGTAAGGAAGTTGCTGCAAAAATTCTTACTAGGTATTATTTATTAAATAAGTTTAAGGCTATAGATCAGGAATTGAAGGGTTTTTTTGTATCTTGTGGTTACAATGTCAGGAATATATCTTACAGTAGCAATAAGTTTGACAAGATGATTAGAAGCAAGAACTATGCAGTGATAGATTTATCTAACATAGATAACGATATTAAAAATACTCTCTTACCACATTAGCCACTATATTTGTAATACTCCTTTTTAATCTACCAAAAGCAACTACTTGAATCACAGTAGTTGCTTTTGTATGAACATTTTTCAGTATCTATACCTGTTCATGCAATCTGTTCCCTAAATTACATATCTAGTGCTGCTCTATGTTTTAATATATATGTTATTAGTCAATCCTTTGAAATCCTTAGTATTACTGATGTGTGTATCATTTTTATACGACAAAACATATGCAAACGACATTGCTTACGATACAAAGACTTCCTTCAAAATATTAGATAGATACACTAGATCTTGTTTATAATTAGTCACATTTGCTACGCATTTTTAGGTTTTAACTTTCAATTTAAAGTATTCTATTTTAAAAATTCTGGTGATTTAAACCCTTGATTTTGCTAAATTTAAAATCGACTTCAACATAATGTTGAAGTTAATTTTAAGTTGAAATGCATCTAATAAGCAAAATGTACCATCTTGTTATTAATAGTATTTTATTTAACTTAGCCCTATGGGATAATCATTTTACTCACTGTTTAATACATTATTAGGACTGCTATCTCTCCTTTGTTTCCTCGCCACCTCCTTAATATATATGTTATTAGTTAAATCCTCAAACCTATTGATTTTATTAGATTGTACTAAGTTTTGTAACGAAAAAAAATATATTCGACCTAACTCTTAATCCAATATAACAATAAACTCCTTTATCAATGTCCCATCTCTTTTCTGTCCTTAGATACTTCTCATAAAACTTCTATCAAATTTTTTTCCTACTAAACCCTAAATACTCATCAGCGTGTGTTATTTTAAAGATATCAAGGGGAATAACCTCGTTACTCAATATCATAACCACGAAAGGATGATTAAATATGAACAATATGTCAGTCAATGTAAAGGACTTTAGAGATTTAATTGTATGGCAGAAGGCAAAATCTTTACAGCGAAAGGTTCGTGCTATACTTCCAAGGTTCCCAGAATTAGAGAAATATAATCTTACATCTCAACTCCTACTCTGTTCTTCCTCTGTTGGTGCTAATATAGCCGAGGGGTGTGGACAACTGTATAAAAAGAAAGAAATAACTCATTATAATATTGCACTTGGGTCTACCTCCGAGGTTCGTGATGGCTTAAAGGATGCTTTAGATTATAACTATATCACACCAGAAGAATATAGTGAGATGGACAGCGAAGCCGAGGAAATCATTAAGATGCTGTATGGTCTTATTAGAAAACTCAAAAATGAGTTAAGAAATTCAAAAGAAGATTCGGATGAAGAATAGTGGGATCTCAATACCCCCATTATTCCCACATTATCTATCAATTACATTAAAACGAGGAGAGATATATGAATAACTTACAAGAATATGTTAATAAACTAGCACTGGCTAATTGGAATAGAGAGTTTAATTTACCTGTAGAAGTTGTGGCTGATTTAGATGCACATGGCATGTTTGGTGGTGAATTCTCACCACTGGGTTTAAGAATACCAATTGGAATGAAATTATCTAAGGATTTAATTGACCATTATCCAGATTATATAATTGATGGAGTAATACTACACGAGTTATGTCACTGGTTTTTATTTATTACTGGTAAACCTTGTGGCGATACTGACATAGAATTTGTCGAAGAAATGTTTAGGGTTGGAGGTCTATTCCCAAACCAAATACCTAAAATTGGATACTACCCAGTAGCAATATGCAAAAAGTGCAGAAAAATTATTGGAACAGAAGAATCAGAAAGCAAGTGTAAGAGTAGATTAAAAAATTATAACAGTTTGTGCTGCAACTCACCATTAATGTACGGTGGAATAAGATATATAAATGAATTAGAGAATTGTAGAGAGTGTAAATAATTTTCTGTTTTTAAGACTCATCAACTCAAACTCAAGCAAGAATTAAATTTAAATTTATATGCTTTATGCTCTTAATATTGCCAAAATCATCTTATCATATGCATGAATAGGATTAATTTTGGAAATAATTATTTATAAGGGAAATTGTATTCTTTAGCATGTTCCATGAATTATGACTTTTGGCAAAAGAGAATTGTTTAATAATTAAACTTTTATATCTATAGAAGGTATTTATCTATTCGGCCTTCATACATGATGGCTAATTGACTCAGTACCTGATCCCAGTTTCTATACCTCATTGTCCATTTTTTCATTACATTCATAGCCGCTAAATAAAGCATCTTTTCCAGAGACGAGTCAGAAGGAAATACTGATTTTGCTTTTGTTACTTTTCTAAACTGGCGGTGTACCCCTTCTATAATATTTGTAGTATAGATTATTTTTCGTACTTCCGCAGGATATTTAAAGAATGGACTTAGTACATCCCAGTTGTTTTCCCAGCTACGAATAGCATAGGGATACTGTTCTCCCCATTTGTCTTTTAATTTGTACAATTCTTCCAGAGCAACTTCTTCATTAACAGCTCTATATACTTCTTTAAAATCTTTTGAGAAAGCTTTTAAGTCCTTATACGAAACATATTTAAATGAATTCCTTAACTGATGGATAATACATCTTTGAATTTCTGACTTTGGATAGGCAGCTTGAATAGCTTCCTTTAGACCGGTTAGTCCGTCTACGCAAAACATAAGAATATCTTCTACGCCTCTATTTTTTAATTCATTTAATACTCCAAGCCAGAATTTTGAAGATTCATTTTCTCCAATCCATATGCCCAGGATATCTTTATTTCCTTCTATATTTACTCCCAGTACGACATAAGCTGCTCGATTAAGGATATGTCCATCTTCTCTTATTTTATAATGTATGGCATCCATAAATACAAAGGGGTAAATTGATTCTAAAGGTCTGTTCTGCCATTCTTTAATTTCAGGAACTATTCGTTCTGTTATTTTGCTCACCATATCAGCAGATACTTCAATACCGTATAAATCCTTTATTTGATCATGAATATCTCTTGTTGTCATACCTCTGGCATAGAGGGATATAACCTTTTCCTCAATGCCTGAAATGTCTCTTTTGTACTTAGGGACGATTTGAGGTACATGTTCTCCTTTACGATCTTTTGGAATATCTAATTCAAAAGTACCAAACTGACTTTTTACAGTTTTTTTGGTATGTCCATTGCGAACATTGTCCGTATTTTTATTGGCAGAATCATTTTTAGAATAACCAAGAGACACATCCAGCTCAGCCTCCAACATTTCTTGAATTAAATCCTTAAATGCATCCTTAAGATAAGAATAAATTTCACCGACATTTTCAAAATGATTCTCTTTAATAATTTCCTTCAAAACTTCTTTAGGAATAGCACTCATAAAAAATCTCCTCCTTGGCTTTTATTTTAATTCTTGCCAAGAAAGAGATTGTTTGTTCAAAAAACATAAAATTTATTACAGACTCTAATATATTCCTTTTATAAAAAATACTCCAGAAGTCAAGGCATTTGCAGTACCTATCTTCTGTTTGTATTATACTAAATTTTATGTAAAAACAAATCTATTACAGGCAACTTTTATTTTCTAATTAAATACCTTTCATTATTATCACAGGTCCATAATAATCATCTGTAGCAATTCCTATCTTGTTTATTTTCCACTCTAGTATATCTTGTATATCAGATTCTTTATTTACTAAGTTTATCGCTTCTTCCTTTGAAGCAGAAATAACTAAATATCTGCATGGTGGCTCTGCGACCTTTTCAGTTACCTCGTATATATATAATTTGGGATTCACATATTTTTTAGTACCAATTATGCTCTCTATCTTTTTTTCAAAATCTGTTAGCCTATCGTCTAGTAAAATATCACCATAGTAATGGTCAACTTCTTTAGAATCACCATCACAATATTTTACTGTGGTAATACAAGAAGGCTGATCTGTAATAAACCCGTTTAGTGGTTTATAAATGTAAGATTCAAACCCAAAGTTCTCAATTAAATCACTTAACTGTTTTACCTTCTTGTTTGGAATCCTCCACTGATACTCTCCACTTTTATATACAAACATTTCTCCTTCATATTTAACATTACCCTCTTTATCTACCGTCACATTATAAACAGGACAATTCCCATAACACATTGTTCTTTCCAATCTTATATAATCGAACATTTTCCATCCTCCAATTATTGCTCATAATAAGAATGATGTATCATAAATCTCTATTTATCATCTAAAACTTTATTAATGGTTTTTTGAATAAAAGGACTACAACATTTACCTAAAGGATTATTTATTTCGCACTTTCCATTCTTCATTGCTCCTGTAAGCCTAATAATATCTTTTATATTCTCTGCCCCATCATTTAAAACTGCATTAATAATTTGTTTCTCTGTAACTTGATTGCAGTAACATATATATTTAGGGTCAGCATCTTTTTTATACCAAATAGGAATTTTCATATCTTTTTTTCTAAATATTGTTTTCTCCTCTAGGTTATAGTATATAACATCACAATCTTCATTTAAACAAATACGATAATTGTCATCATGAACCTTGTTTACAAGACTATCTATCACAAAATGTTTAACAGTTATGGCTTTAACCTCTTGGGTATCCCCTTTACATACAGGGCATATATAGACTCTTTCTGCTATACTAGCAGAATTCTCGTCACTTATTCAACAGGATCTCTTAATATCTTTATTTTCCAATAAGTACACCTCCAAAGTTCTATTATTACTTTTCCACTCAACACCATTAAGTTTTATTGAAAATAACAAGTAAATATATATTCATTTTTTTTGCTTACTTCTATTGGTATATTTTCATTAAATGCTCTTTCTAAAGACTTTTTACAACAAACCCAATCATATTTTTATTATACACTTACCAAGAATGACTTCTCAATTATATATCACCAAATTAGTACAATACCATGCTATCTATTGAGCCTCTTATACTTTTATTGTTATAAATTTATATAGTTAAACAATGTCTTTAGAAAAAAACTTCTAAAATCTCTCTCCCTCACAACTTTATTTTTATTTTGATATAACTTTTCGTTTTCACTGTTTTAAAGTCTTTTTATTTTGAGCAATTTTTAGAAACAGAAAAAAAGGCCATGTTTTATCATTTTGCAAATAATGTTCTAGCATATAAATACTCCTTTTACCATTATCTTAATCAGACTCATACTACTCAAACCCTGCATTATCAAGATATGGTACTCTTTGTGTCGTTTTTAATGTTTTAGCAGTGATACAAGTTTATTTTCAATTTGATACAACTTTTTAACTCCTTAATTTCTTTTCTGTTTTTTTCTTAAAACTTGACCCTTAGAACTAGATTCTATCTATGTATACACCAAATAAACCTTTTACATCCTGCAAATAAACATTTATCATAATTCCCCCCACAACCCTCTACTCAAGCCAATGCCCATTTTTATCCATTTTATCATCCATTCTCAATTCCATTCATTTTGTCCCTTTTTTCTTAGCCCTTGACCCTTTCAAACGCAAATAAAGTTGTTTCATATTTTAGGAGCAAAAGTGGAGGGCTTTATCCATTTTTCTTTTTCATTCTGTTTTCCATTTAGGGGCTTCAGGTCTTTATTTCAGGGCTTTTCAGGGACTAGGTTTAAGGTGCAAGGGGGTAAGTCCTAAAAACGAAAAAACATGGTACAGGGAGGTTTTTACGCTTCCTGAAACCATGTTTGTGATAGAACTTTAGTATTGAATTTGATTTTTGATATAAGTTTATTTGGGTAATACAAAAATAAAGCAATATTTATAATTCTCGTCGTCCTTCCAACGCCCTTGAAAGGGTAACTTCATCGACATACTCCAAGTCTCCTCCAACTGGAACACCGTTAGCGATACGGGTTACTTTAATGCCCAGAGGTTTTAAGAGTTTACTGATGTACATCGCAGTTGCTTCTCCCTCTATATTGGGGTTGGTTGCAAGGATGACTTCACTCACTTCTGTTTTTTGTATTCTTTCTAAAAGCTCTTGAATTTTTATATCTTTAGGTCCGATACCAAGCATAGGTGAAATGGTGCCATGAAGGACATGGTATAAACCTTTATACTCTTTTGTTCTTTCATAGGCTGCCATATCTCTTGGATCTTCCACTACCATTATGGTTTTCTCATCCCTTGCAGGATTAGAACATATATCACATTTTTCTTTATCCGTTAGTGTATAACATACACTACAATATTTTATATTTTTCTTGGCTTGTATGATTGCATTTGATAAGTTTTCTACATTTTCATCGGGCATATGAATAATATGAAAAGCAAGCCTTTGTGCTGTTTTAGCTCCGATGCCCGGAAGACTGGAGAGGGCTTCTATCAGTTTAACCATAGGGTCTCCGTAATGGCCCATTTAGAAAAGACCTCCTGGTAAATGCATTCCCCCTGTGATTCTTCCCATTTGTTGATTAGCGACTTCATCTACTTGGCGAAGTCCTTCGTTCACCGCAGCAAGAATTAAATCCTGAAGCATTTCTACGTCATCCGGATCTATAACTTCTGGTTTAATCGTAATAGATTGGAGCTGCTTTTTGCCGTTAAAAACTACTTCTACAGCACCGCCTCCTGCTGTGGCGCTAATCGTTTTTTCTTCCAGCTCCTGCTGCATCTTTTCCATTTCTTTTTGCATCTTTTGGGCTTGTTTTAATAGATTATTCATATTTCCAGGTATTCCGCCGCCAAAACTTTTCTTTGCCATTTGAATCCTCCTCTTAACTTCTATATCATATCTATATTATCACGACTAACCAAAAAAATAAATATATTTACCATACTTCCAAATGGACGTTTTGGTCTTGAAAAAACTGTATCACCTGTTCGATGTGATCCGTTTCTTCGGTTGCTTCTTTGACATCCCCATAAATTTCTTTGTACTTCTGTTCATACTCTGCAATAGAAATAAACTTAACGTTAACTTCCTTTTTCACAGCTTCTTCTATTTTTTCTTTAATGGTTCCCTCATGATTCTTTTGGATGATATCTTTAAGCATGGCGTCCTTAAACACAATATAATAAATATCGTCTTCTAAATACCCTGCCTTGGTATCTGTCAGCATTCCTTGAAGAAGCGGATCAAAGCCAAGCTTAATATCATTCCACAAATCAACGCCCCGCTTAATATCTTTAGAAACTGCTTTAGGCTTTATTATTTCAGGTTTATTTACTGGATTTACTTTAAGTTGAGGTTTAACTTCTTCTTTTGTTGCCACCATAAAACCTTGGGATAGTTTTTGCTCTAATTGCTTAACTCTATCTAATAAAGCATCTCTGGATTCGTCCATATTGGGCTGACAAATCTTTATAATATTAACTTCCAGGAGTATCCTCTTTTGATCCGTATATCTTAACTCATTGGATAACTCCGAAAAAATACGAATCCATCTTAATATGGAAGCACCATCAACTTCCTTAGCCTGTTTCTTTAGAAGCTCGATATGCTCCTTCGACACATCCAAAATCCCTTCTGGATGAGTTGTGCTTTGTACAACTAATAGGTTTCTAAGATGAGAAATAAAATCCATTACAAATTGACTGATATCCCGGCCTTTCATCATGATTTTATCCACTAATTCTATGGCTTTTAAACTATCCTGATGATTGAGTATAGATGTAAATTCAAAGAAAATGTCTGCATCCACTGCTCCCAGCATATCCAATACATGTTCAAGGGTAATGGATTTCCCGTAATGAAAGGATATACACTGATCGAGTATACTTAAAGCATCCCTCATGGAACCTTCCGATAAGCGGGCAATATA
The genomic region above belongs to Defluviitalea saccharophila and contains:
- a CDS encoding ParM/StbA family protein, with the protein product MSLKNRKLFTLSPISSYGVLKDKFRDYFIRNNLISYDYNGKSFTINILDCRVFPQGYSAVLSKAGAYKEIDAVCVDIGGYTSDTFIINKGLKLDVGSAKSYNNGIIKLFKDIQQELIKRDIQISEGQIEDVLRNNSPIFFDEDIITIINKMAEEYTNKLLDEFKESYELKANAVLFAGGGSLLLKNFIESSNKVRYCEFLDEYSNCRGYEILAKKAIQKKGE
- a CDS encoding IS256 family transposase, with protein sequence MSAIPKEVLKEIIKENHFENVGEIYSYLKDAFKDLIQEMLEAELDVSLGYSKNDSANKNTDNVRNGHTKKTVKSQFGTFELDIPKDRKGEHVPQIVPKYKRDISGIEEKVISLYARGMTTRDIHDQIKDLYGIEVSADMVSKITERIVPEIKEWQNRPLESIYPFVFMDAIHYKIREDGHILNRAAYVVLGVNIEGNKDILGIWIGENESSKFWLGVLNELKNRGVEDILMFCVDGLTGLKEAIQAAYPKSEIQRCIIHQLRNSFKYVSYKDLKAFSKDFKEVYRAVNEEVALEELYKLKDKWGEQYPYAIRSWENNWDVLSPFFKYPAEVRKIIYTTNIIEGVHRQFRKVTKAKSVFPSDSSLEKMLYLAAMNVMKKWTMRYRNWDQVLSQLAIMYEGRIDKYLL
- a CDS encoding four helix bundle protein; the encoded protein is MNNMSVNVKDFRDLIVWQKAKSLQRKVRAILPRFPELEKYNLTSQLLLCSSSVGANIAEGCGQLYKKKEITHYNIALGSTSEVRDGLKDALDYNYITPEEYSEMDSEAEEIIKMLYGLIRKLKNELRNSKEDSDEE
- a CDS encoding DUF6438 domain-containing protein: MFDYIRLERTMCYGNCPVYNVTVDKEGNVKYEGEMFVYKSGEYQWRIPNKKVKQLSDLIENFGFESYIYKPLNGFITDQPSCITTVKYCDGDSKEVDHYYGDILLDDRLTDFEKKIESIIGTKKYVNPKLYIYEVTEKVAEPPCRYLVISASKEEAINLVNKESDIQDILEWKINKIGIATDDYYGPVIIMKGI
- a CDS encoding Csac_0668 family 2Fe-2S cluster-binding (seleno)protein; protein product: MENKDIKRSCUISDENSASIAERVYICPVCKGDTQEVKAITVKHFVIDSLVNKVHDDNYRICLNEDCDVIYYNLEEKTIFRKKDMKIPIWYKKDADPKYICYCNQVTEKQIINAVLNDGAENIKDIIRLTGAMKNGKCEINNPLGKCCSPFIQKTINKVLDDK
- the recR gene encoding recombination mediator RecR — translated: MGHYGDPMVKLIEALSSLPGIGAKTAQRLAFHIIHMPDENVENLSNAIIQAKKNIKYCSVCYTLTDKEKCDICSNPARDEKTIMVVEDPRDMAAYERTKEYKGLYHVLHGTISPMLGIGPKDIKIQELLERIQKTEVSEVILATNPNIEGEATAMYISKLLKPLGIKVTRIANGVPVGGDLEYVDEVTLSRALEGRREL
- a CDS encoding YbaB/EbfC family nucleoid-associated protein yields the protein MAKKSFGGGIPGNMNNLLKQAQKMQKEMEKMQQELEEKTISATAGGGAVEVVFNGKKQLQSITIKPEVIDPDDVEMLQDLILAAVNEGLRQVDEVANQQMGRITGGMHLPGGLF